AATATCTCGGGTCACAAAGATGCTGGGTGATGAATTTGGAACTGCTTCAAACATTAAAAGTAGGGTCAACCGGCAGTCTGTCTTGGCTGCCATTACATCTGCTCAACAGAGGTTGAAGCTGTATAACAAGGTTCCTCCCAATGGGCTGGTGCTTTATACAGGAACAGTTGTTACTGAAGATGGGAAGGAAAAGAAGGTGACAATTGATTTTGAGCCTTTCAAGCCTATAAATGCATCGCTTTACCTTTGTGACAACAAGTTCCACACAGAAGCACTTAACGAACTCTTAGAATCTGATGACAAGTTTGGTTTTATTGTCATGGATGGAAACGGCACCCTGTTTGGAACATTAAGTGGTAACACACGAGAAGTGCTTCATAAATTCACTGTTGATCTACCGAAGAAGCATGGAAGAGGAGGGCAGTCTGCACTTCGTTTTGCTCGCCTTCGGATGGAAAAACGACACAACTATGTCAGGAAAACTGCAGAGCTTGCCACACAGTTCTTCATTAATCCTGCGACCAGTCAGCCAAATGTTTCTGGGCTGATATTGGCTGGTTCAGCTGACTTCAAGACTGAATTGAGCCAGTCAGATATGTTCGATCCTCGTTTGCAAGCAAAGATATTGAATGTGGTTGATGTTTCTTATGGGGGAGAGAACGGTTTCAACCAAGCTATTGAGCTGTCAGCTGAAATTCTATCAAATGTAAAATTCATACAGGAAAAACGCCTGATTGGGAAATACTTTGAGGAGATCAGCCAAGACACTGGAAAGTATGTCTTTGGTGTTGATGACACGCTGAAGGCTCTAGAAATGGGTGCTG
This sequence is a window from Manihot esculenta cultivar AM560-2 chromosome 4, M.esculenta_v8, whole genome shotgun sequence. Protein-coding genes within it:
- the LOC110613454 gene encoding eukaryotic peptide chain release factor subunit 1-3, coding for MADGQESDKNIEIWKIKKLIKALESARGNGTSMISLIMPPRDQISRVTKMLGDEFGTASNIKSRVNRQSVLAAITSAQQRLKLYNKVPPNGLVLYTGTVVTEDGKEKKVTIDFEPFKPINASLYLCDNKFHTEALNELLESDDKFGFIVMDGNGTLFGTLSGNTREVLHKFTVDLPKKHGRGGQSALRFARLRMEKRHNYVRKTAELATQFFINPATSQPNVSGLILAGSADFKTELSQSDMFDPRLQAKILNVVDVSYGGENGFNQAIELSAEILSNVKFIQEKRLIGKYFEEISQDTGKYVFGVDDTLKALEMGAVETLIVWENLDINRYALKNSVTGEIIIKHLNKEQEADQSNFRDSASSAELEVQEKMPLLEWFANEYKRFGCSLEFVTNKSQEGSQFCRGFGGIGGILRYQLDIRSFDELSDDGAVYEDSD